Within the Paenibacillus sp. AN1007 genome, the region CAAATCAAACTGTGCCGTTACAGGGGTAATGGTAGAATTCGGTATCGTCGGTGTACCGCCATTGCCGTTAACCGGATCTGCATACAAGATTCCGCGTCCATTTGTACCCAGATACACTCTGCCATAAATACGTGGGTCTCCTGTAATCGTCGTTACTCGAGCATATTGGTGCTGGTCATCATTGATCCGTACCCAGCTTGCTCCACCGTCATCCGAGCGGAAAAATCCACGGGTTCCATCGATTTGTGCCACCGTATACAAGGCGACAACACTCTGCCCAGGTGCTGCCTTACCAAAACCGATGCTGTCAGCTTCCTCTACATTGGCAAGCTTTGTGAATGTGGCTCCCGAATCAGTCGAATGCCACAAGCCATAAGGCCCTTCTTCTTCATCTCCTCCTGCAAACCACAGTTCACCTTCTACCCCCGGTACAGCATCAAGATCCGAATTGCCAGAAACCGGAAGCCCGGCAGCCGGAGATACACTAAACGACGCTCCGCCATTAACGCTGACGTAAATTTTCCCTGCGGCGAAGCCATAGAACTTGTTCGGGTTGACCCGGTCGGAAATCACTTTAGCCCCTGCTGGTATACCTGTACTTGCTGTCCATGAATTACCGCCATCAGAGTGGAATACCCCGCGATCCGATGTGCTCCAGACCAGACGGCTGCCTGTCGCCGAGATGGCAACGGTCCCGCCTCCGGCAGTGCCTGACGGCTCTGCGCTTGCTTTGTACCACGTTTTTCCTCCATCACTGGATAAGCCAATAGACTTCGCGTTGGGATCAACGGTGTAATCTGCTTTACCCACACGTACCATCGTGTTTGGATTCAATTCCGCAAAGTCAATGCTCTCCGTTGAAGGATAGTTTGGATTCGTGAACATCGTTTCCGGAGCTTTGGTCAGATCGTCATGGCGGAACCCGGCAACGTCACCCAGAGCACTCAGCAGATTCGCTCCGCTTGGCGGGCTGATCAGATCCATGACGTTGGTTTCTTCAATGCCTTTAGCCATAACGGAGAGGTTAATCTTCTTATCTGCATCCCAATCCGTAAGATTGTTTGTTCCGTAGATGGTGGCCCCCGTTCCATACATCAACCGATCGGAATCAAAGGGGTCAATCTCCAGCGCGTCAATCATCCAGCCCAGTTTCGGTGTGATCTCAGGCGGCGCAGGATTCACACCAAACGTTAACCAAGGGGCTGCCGAAATATCCTGCGTATATCTGAATTTGCGATCAGGATATCCTTCAAAATCCCATATACGTGTCCAGGTGTCTCCACCGTCTTTACTTCGGAACAGAATGGCATCCGGCCACCAGGAATTCAGTGTGGCAACCATTATTGTACCAGGTTCCTGAGCGTCAATGGCCAGCCCCCCGTAACCATAGTAGTTATCTGAGCTGCTGCTCGGCACAGGGCTGATATTTTTCCACACCCCTGTCGCTGTGTTCAGCTTCCAGACTTCCCCCTTCGTTCCGTCGTAGGGTCCAGCACCGTTGCTGTAAGTAATATACAGACTTCCATCCACATCCATTTTTCCATGATGAGGCAGGTAACCTGTCGGCTGCCCAGGAACCGCATCCCAGGTCAAACCACCGTCTGTACTGCGGTATATGCTTTCACTTTTGTCCGCCACCCCGACATAAATCGTCTGGGATGCCTGTCCGGCGGTACCGCTCGTTTCATCAAAGGTGATCCAGGCCAAGCCTATAATGTCACTCGTATACTCGTTGGCTGGGTTTTCAACATAATTACCTGGATTCGGAAAACTGGTGACTTTACTCCAGGTTACTCCATAATCCGTACTTTTCCATAGTCCGTTACCGCTGCGAGCTCCAAAGTATAAAATCCGGTGATCGTTCGGGTCAATGGCCAGACGCTCTCCCATGGAACGTCCAGGCATGTTGCCGCCTACCTTGAAGGGCAGCTCTGTTTTTTCCCACGTATCTCCCCGGTCTGTGGAACGAAAAATATAACCGTTATCCTTCACCCATGAGTTGGTATACGTTCCTACCGCCATATACACGCGGTCGGGATCGACAGGGTCGGAGGCAAGTGCGTCGACTCCGTTATTGTTCCAGTCATCCCATCCTACAAAATCCGTCAGAGGAGTCCAGCTGCTGTCTGCCGGATTCCAGCGATAGGCCCCTCCGATATCTGTTCGTGCGTAGATTAAATCCTTCTCGGACTCATTAAAAATGATACCTGGAATAAAACCTCCGCCTCCGCCAGTGACAACGTTTTTCCATTCATAAGCTTCACTCGGCGCTGCCGCGGAAGTTCCAGCCATCCCCATGCCGCCCAGTGAAGCCGCCACAATCGCTGCACTCAAACTTATCATTCGCAGCTTGCTCATCCATGATCTCATCTCAATATACCTCCCTTTCCTGTTTGAACGTTTCAGGCAACCCGGTCTATCCCCGCTGTCTCATCCTGCTGATGATGGCGTTTCAGACGAAATCACAGCTGCTTCTTATAGGGAAAATCCACCTCCCTTCATTTAAGATTAAGCGCTTACAAAATCTCTCATTCAAAAACCATAAAATGTATTATTTTTTCAATAATTAACATTCGATGGAAAACGTTTTTTTCCTTTGTTTGAAAACTCTTTTTTTAAAAAGTTTTCTAGCGATAGTTCTAACAGAGATGACATACCAGGCGTGCACGACAAAAAAGGGGGAAATGAACTCAAAAAAAGATGCTGTTCTCACAGCATCTCTGATCCATTCGTATTTTGTCGGTACACTTTGCTTACGCTTTACGTCCATAGACATGTGTTTCCTGCCCTTTTACGCCAGGCTTCACCACAAATAATGAGCCTGCTTGCGGCGTTTCCTGTAATCGTTCTTCCTTGATTCCGATCCGTGCGGTAGTAATATACAGATCTTCGAGGTCAGGCCCGCCAAAACAGCAGGACGTTACCTGATCTGCTGGCACGTCTATCTGCTGCAGCAGTTCCGATGTATCGGGATTCCAGCGGGTAACTCTCCCGCCGCCCCAATGTGCAACCCACAGCATGCCTTCAGCATCTACAGTCATCCCGTCCGGGAATCCCATGTCTTCCGGAACCGAGACGACGCTGGTCCGATTGGAGATCGTGCCGGAAGCCAGATCAAAATCAAAACGGTCAACGGAACGTGTCGGCGTATCAATATAATACATGAACTTGCGATCCGGGCTCCAGCCGAGACCATTGGATGTAGATACGTGCTGCACCATGGTCCGTACGGGCTTCCCTTCTTCCAGACAATAGAGTGATCCAGCCTTTTCCTCATTGTTCAGACTCATCGTGCCAGCCCAGAAACGGCCATAAGCATCGCATTTTCCATCGTTGAATCGATTCGTTGATTTGTCCTGCTCCGGGTCTGCAATGGCCTCCCGTTCACCCGTGAGCAGATGGTATGTATAGAATCCGCTGCGAAGAGCAGCGATGACCTCATCTCCGCGATAGGGAACGACTGCTCCGACATGCTCACCCACGTCATAGGCTCGATCCTCACCTGTGAGCGGATTGTATGCGTGTATTTTAAAACCTTCAATATCTACCCATAACAAACGGTTATTTTCTGCATCCCAGCTTGGTCCTTCTCCCAATTGTGCCGGCGTATCCACAACTACAGTTACATTACTCATATCCTCGTTCCTCCTCAGGATTTTGGTTTCCCGGACCACTCAAAGCCAATCGCATCCAGGAAAGCCTTGCTTAGTACCATGTGACCTGCTGCATCCGGGTGTACTCTGTCATGTGTAAGTACGGATGTATAAAAATGTTCCCACAGCGGCTCGAATGCTGCCTGTGTATCTACAAACAGAGCATCATATTCAGACGCCACTCTGCGAACAGCCTCACCATAGATATCCATCGTGGCCCGCATCGGATCTTCCGGGTTCGCTTCAAGATAATACGGAGTCATCAGCACAAGCCCTTTTAGATTAGGGCGAACAGATGCGACCAGTTCCCTTAGTGTTGTCTCGTATTCTTCCAGAAACACATGTGAATCTGCCAGCGGATGATCAAACTGACGCCATACATCGTTAATACCGATCATCACTGTCAGCCAATCGGGCTTCAATTCGAGCACGTCTCGTTCCCAGCGCTGCTTCAAATCACGGACGGTATTCCCGCTATTACCCACATTCTGTACACGAAGCAACAATTCAGGATAAATCGAACGTAACAGTGCATTAACCTGGCCCACAAACCCATGACCAAGCCCCGAGCTTCCTTCCCCGACAGGATGTGCACGTCCGCAATCCGTAATGGAATCCCCGATAAAAAGAAGCTTGTCATTCTTTTGCAATTTCATAGTTCTGTTCTCCTTTGCAGATAAGAAAGTACGATATGGTTATTTGCAGAACGGAATACGTACTGTTATTACCAGCCTTGATTTTTAAGCCATGTGAGGCACAGATCAGACCATACACGCACGGCATTATCGTTCTCCGCCAGCCCCAAGCCGTGTGGACCTTTTTCAAATACATGCAGATCATATGGAATTCCATGTGTCCCTAAAGCCAGAGCATATCGCAAACTATTCTCTACGGGTACAGCCTGATCATTACTGGTGTGCCAGATGAATGCTTCCGGAGCATCCGCTTTAACCTGCTGCTCTGCACTAAAAGCCCGAATCTGTTCGTCCGATGCATCCTCGCCCAGCAGATTGATACGTGAGCCCTCATGTCCGTAAGATCCCATCGTAATGACCGGATAGCAGAGAATGACACGGTCTGGACGAGAGCTGCACCGTTCAATCCAATCTTCATGGTCCGGTTGTCCATCATCATACTGTGTTCCCAACGTTGCTGTTAAATGGCCGCCCGCCGAAAAACCAAGCACAGCGATCTTGGACGGGTTGATTCCGTATTGTTCTGCATGGGCTCGAACATAGCGGATGGCTCGCTGTCCGTCAGCCTTAGGCGCTGGATGACGATGCGGCGCTACCCGATACTTGAGTACAAAAGCACTAATCCCGGCACGGTTTAACAACGCTGCTATAGGTGCACCCTCGTGATCAGCGAGACCACCATAACCGCCTCCTGGACATACAATGACAGCGCTCTCGGAACCAGGTTGAATAAAAGGGATCAGGTGCGGCATTTCGTCTTCACGACCTGCTGCCGCATAGGGGGCCGCCTGCTCCCACAAAGGAATAATTGAACTCATCATATGGCTCATCCTCTCTCGTTGGCACGGATTACATCCGTTTAATCGTTTTCGATTCTAGGATTCGATACCATCATAACGGCAACAGGAGGAAGCATCAATACCCTTCTGTATATCTTTTTGTTCAACTTGGTCCTAATTAGTACAAGTTACGGAACTGCTCCGGTGTGACCCCTTCAATTCGCCGGAAAGTTGCAACAAAATGACTGGCATCCCGAAATCCGGCCCGTACCGCGGTCTCCTTAATCGTAAGGTCTGTACTTCCGGTCAGCATTTCTTTGGCTTTACGTAGACGAAGCAGGATGAAATAACTATAGGCGGTTATACCGAAGGACTGTTTAAACAGCGTATTCAGATACCTGGACGAGATTCCGGTAATGGATGCCATCTGCTCCAGCCCAATGCCAGGGTCACTATAATGCTGCTCCATGAACGCAAGGAGCGGAGCAAGTCTGGTTACAGCATGTGAGATGGAGAAACGATTGCCGGTCATGCCGTGTTTTTTGAGCAGAATTAAAAAACGGTACATATCGGCCGAAGCCTCCAGTCCGGATAAATCCTGGTCGCTCCCGATTGAATCCAGCACCTGCTGCGCATAGTCGCCCAGCGGACTATTCCCATCCCACTGGCGCAGAGCGGTCTCATTTAAACCAAGTGAGTCGACAATGGCGGCACATTGAGAACCACCGAATGTAATATAGATCGTCTCCCATTCACTTTGAGCACGAACATATTCATGCGGCAGGTTTGGCGGAAGCAAAATGCCCGAGGCCGCTCCTATCGTTATGGAAGCGCCGGACAGCTTAAATTCCCCTGCTCCTTTTACCGTCTGGAGCCAGTGATAACACGGGTAACCTGCTGGTCTGGAGACTTTCTCCTGACTGCCGTTATAACCTATGCTCTCAATGTACAGCGGCAGCGGCTGATCCCGCGGTGTCATAAAATAACGTTGATGCCCGGGTGAAATGAGCATAAAGGCCTCCTTGCGTACCGTAATATTAAGTTCCGTATTCTTATATACTTCATTACTTTTATTATATTTTAAATGTCATAGGTATCATATAGTATTGGATTATTCTTATACAAGAGGTGAGCGCGGTGATCAGCAGCAAACTACCCAAAATGTTTTATGGAGGCGATTACAACCCTGAACAATGGGATCACGAGACCCACTTGGAAGACCTCCGTATGTTCAAACTGGCAGGCATTGATATGGCAACCATTAACGTCTTTTCCTGGGCACTGATTCAGCCTGATGAAGTGACTTATCGTTTTGAAGATCTGGATCAGCTGATTGATCGTTTGTACCAGAATGGTGTGTACATCTGTCTTGCTACGAGTACCGCTGCACATCCAGCCTGGATGGCCAAAAATTATCCGGACGTGCTGCGCGTGGACACGGACGGGCGCAAACGAAAATTCGGCGGACGACATAACTCTTGTCCGAACAGTCCCACCTACCGCAAGTATTCCGAGATCATCGCGGATAAACTCGCGGAACGATATCAAGATCATCCGGCTGTTCTCGTCTGGCACGTATCCAACGAATACGGCGGCGAGTGTTATTGTGAAAACTGCGAAAAGGCATTTCGTGTCTATCTGAAAAAGCGCTACAAGACCATTGAGCAGGTGAATAAAGCCTGGAACACAAACTTCTGGGGGCATACGTTCTATGATTGGGACGAAATTGTGCTTCCGAGTAATCTGAGTGAACATTGGGGACATAACAGCTCTTCTTTTCAGGGGATCTCGCTCGACTACTCCCGCTTCAACTCGGACAGTATGCTGGAGTGTTATCTGCTTGAGTATCATGCCATTAAAAAGCATATTCCCGATTCGGTGGTCACAACCAATCTGATGGGCTTTTTCAAACAGTTGGACTACTTCAAATGGGCAAAATATATGGACATTGTCTCCTGGGACAGCTATCCCGGTCTCTCCACACCGATCAGTTATACCGCAATGGCCCATGATCTTATGCGCGGACTCAAAGACGGTCAGCCGTTTATGCTGATGGAGCAGACACCAAGCCAGCAGAACTGGCAGCCTTATAATTCGCTCAAGCGCCCTGGTGTCATGCGTCTGTGGAGTTATCAATCCATCGCACACGGCGCGGACACCGTCATGTTCTTCCAGCTCCGCCGTTCAATCGGTGCATGCGAGAAATACCATGGCGCCGTCATTGAACATGCAGGACACGAAAACACACGGGTATTCCGAGAGGTCACGCAGCTTGGCAGGGAGCTGCAGCAGCTTGGTAATACCACACTAGATGCCGCAGTTCAATCCAAGGTGGCGATTGTATTCGATTGGGATAACTGGTGGGCTATCGAGAAATCAAGCGGGCCAACAGTGGCGCTAAAATATGTCGATCAAATCCATAAATACTACGCGGCCTTCTTTCACCGCAATATTCAAGTGGATATTGTTAGTGTTGACAGCGATATCAGCTCATATGATCTGGTCCTTGCCCCTGTTCTTTACATGGTCAAACCGGGCTTTGCGGCGAAGCTGGAGCAGTTTACAGCTGCAGGCGGTACATTCCTGACCACTTTCTTCAGCGGGATAGTTAATGAACAGGATCTCGTGACCACCGGCGGTTATCCGGGCGAGCTTCGCAGCCTGCTTGGCATCTGGGTCGAAGAGATTGATGCCCTGCTGCCCGATCAGAAAAACAGCATCGTTCTGAAGGAAAAGTTTGGCTCACTTGATGGCGTGTATGAATGCGGAATGCTGTGTGACCTCCTGCACAGCGAAGGTGCGGAAGTGATTGCTGAATATGGCGAGGATTTCTATCAAGGAATGCCTGTGCTTACTCGTAATCCTTTTGGTCTAGGGGAAGCCTGGTATGTCGCCTCCGATCCGGATGACATTTTCCTGGACGGTTTGCTTGCTGAACTGGCAGCAGCCAAAAACATAGAACCTCTGCTTGAAACTCCCCGGGGTGTAGAAGTCTGTGCGCGAACTAAAGACGGGGTAGACTATCTCTTCGTTATGAATCACCACGATTCCGCACAGTCCTATGATCTGGGGGATACAGAAGCTCGTGAACTGTTAACGGGAAAATCGTGTGCAGGACTTATCGAGATTGAAGCACGCGGAGTGCAGATCTTTGAATTCACAGCATAGCGATTCTTCCTGTGCCGAGCGGCTCATCCATGCGTAAGGCATCAAACCTGAATAAGGCAGCAATTCGGCTGTCTGCTGCAAGCAGAGCCGGATTGCTGCCTTATTTTATTTTGCAGCAGGTACGTTTAGTTTAGAAGTTTAGAGAATAACCCCATCTTTGAAGATGGCGATCTCTCGAAAACCGTGCTGCTCACTCAATGTCTGCGCACGTCCTGAAGCAATATCAATGATCTGACTGAATAATTGCTCTTTGACTTGATCCATCGTCTGTCCTTCAAGCAGCTGACCTGCGTTAAAGTCAATCCAGTGCTTTTTACGATTCGCCAAATCCGATTGCGTAGCAATTTTGACCGTAGGGACCGGTCCGCCAAAAGGTGTACCGCGCCCTGTCGTAAACAGCACAATGTGAGCGCCTGCCGCAGATAGAGCCGTCACGGAAACCAGGTCATTGCCGGGTGCCTCGACAATGTTGAGCCCGGTTTTGGTCACTCGTTTACCATACCGCAGCACATCGACGACCGGGGAACGACCTCCCTTTTGCGTACATCCGAGTGATTTCTCTTCAAGTGTAGTGATGCCGCCTGCCTTATTACCCGGTGAAGGATTTTCATAGATATTTTGACCATGATTCACGAAGTACTGCTTGAAGCCGTTCACCAGATCGACCAGATCGTTAAATACATGCTCATCCGCAGCCCGATTCATCAGAATCGTTTCCGCACCAAACATCTCCGGAACCTCCGTCAGAATTGCTGTCCCCCCCGCAGCAACGAGCATGTCGGCAGCAGCACCTACGAGCGGATTCGCAGTAATGCCGGATAAGCCATCCGAACCTCCGCATTTCAAACCAATTTTCAATTTGCTCAGCGGCAGCGGCTGACGTTTCTCCTGCTCCGCAGCCTCCACCAGCTCCTCCATCAAACGCAGTCCTTCTTCAAGCTCATCATCGGTCTCCTGTGCTTTAAGAAAACGTACCTTCTCCCAATATTCCGGTGCGATGCACTCACGGAATTCATCCACTTGGTTGTTCTCACATCCCAGACCGATGACGAGCACACCACCCGCGTTTGGATGTTCCACGAGCGAAGCCAGCAGCTGCTGCGTATATTTCAGATCATCCCCAAGCTGTGAGCATCCGAAAGGGTGCGGAAAATGGTATACCCCGTCAATCCGGCTGCCAAATTGGGACTGTCCCATACGTGCAAGGGCTTCACACACCTTGTTAATACATCCTACCGTATTCACAATCCAGATTTCATTACGGATTCCCGCTTCACCATTCGGACGCAGGTAACCATCGAAAGAGCGTAAATGTTCCGGCGGCATGTCTACAGCCATTGGCTGCCCAGGCTGATATTCATATTCAAGCAGTCCATGCAGACCCGTCTTCAAATTATGGCTGTGAATCCAGCTTCCTTGGGCGATCGGTTCCTGTGCAGTACCGATGGAGAAGCCGTATTTCATAACATCTGCTCCTTGTGCGAGATCGTGCACAGCGATTTTGTGTCCTTTCGGCACATCATCCCGCAGTGTAAACCCCGCCCCGTCCGGCAGATCAATACGCTCTCCCTTTACATAATCCCGAAGGGCGATGATGACATCGTCCTGAGGCTGGATCGCAATCCATTCACTCACTGTACTAGTTGTATTCATTTCCCTTCACCTTCCAGTTTACCGATTTCATGGACAAGGGCTGCTCGCAGTCCTTCTTTTTCATCCAGATTCTCTCCCCAGATCCTTTCATCAGAGAGCACGGCAGCAGCTCTTTTCTCCAGCTCAGCTGCCTTATTATTCGAATCTTGGTAACCATCCCAATGTGCCGCCAAAGCCTCCAGCACGTCCGGGTCGTCTCTTAGAGCTATGGATTCACCGTTTAAAAGGTAGGCCTTGTACCCCTCCTCCGTATGCACAGGGCGATATAGGTACAGAAATCCTGCAAAACCTTGGATTAACCGCTCAGGCCAGCTCCCCTGACTCTGTTCGTAAGCGAGAAGAGTAGGCAGTACACGTACTTTGAATTTGCCAGCCGTATTCAGCGCAATGTCCTGCAGCTTGTGATCAATGTAAGGATTCAGGAAGCGTTCAAACACTTCTTCCGCATAGCGCTCCAGTTCAAGCTCAGGCATATCCATCGCAGGCACAATCTCTTCCAGTACGGCTTCCCTGATCCATGAGCTGAACTGCGGGTCCTCCATTGTTTCCCTTACATGCTGTTTACCGCGAAGCAGGCCCAAAGAGGACATCAGCGTATGTGAACCGTTCAGGATGCGAACTTTCCGCAGCTGATAGGGTTTCAGATCTTTTACCCAATGCACATTCAGTCCGGCCTGCTTGAGCGGAAGGCGCTTGTCCAGTGACTCCTCGCCTTGGATCGCCCAGAAATGATAAGGCTCCGCCGTATTGATTAACTGATCTTGATATCCCCAGCGCGCTGTGAGTGCATCCGCTTCTTCCCGAGAAGGTGCACCCGTTACAATGCGATCCACCAGGTTATTCAAGAACAGATTGTGATGCTCAATCCACAAGCGGAAATCATCGGAATATCCGAAGTCTTCGCTATGACGCAGTACACAGCTGCGCAGGACGTCACCATTCCCCTCCAGCAGCTCACATGGAAGATGAACCAATCCTCTGGAAGGATCTCCGTCAAAGCGTACATACCTTTGATGCAGGAAAACGGTTAATTTGCCTGGAAACGATTGAACCGGTTCACCCGGGATATAGTCTGATTGTATATATTTCAAGCCCGATTCCGTTGTGTTCGAGATGACAAACTCAAGCGATGGCAGTTCCGCAAGCTCCAGAAATGTCTGCCATTCCTCATATGGATTAATAAACCGTGAAAAAACAGAAACCATTTCCGTTCGCTCCACACGCTTTCCTTCAAACAGACCTCGCGTAATCATCGTATACAGTCCGTCCTGATCCCGAATCTGCTCAAGCTTGGCCTTTCCCCCAGGCCGAGGCTGTGTAACAGCTACACTGCCATGAAACTTGCCCTGCCGGGCACTTTCATGAAGCATCCAGTCTGCGAATCCCCGTA harbors:
- a CDS encoding tagaturonate reductase, with the translated sequence MSASTKRPRLKMHLLGNDSQRKCKEMIERPVKVLQIGEGNFLRGFADWMLHESARQGKFHGSVAVTQPRPGGKAKLEQIRDQDGLYTMITRGLFEGKRVERTEMVSVFSRFINPYEEWQTFLELAELPSLEFVISNTTESGLKYIQSDYIPGEPVQSFPGKLTVFLHQRYVRFDGDPSRGLVHLPCELLEGNGDVLRSCVLRHSEDFGYSDDFRLWIEHHNLFLNNLVDRIVTGAPSREEADALTARWGYQDQLINTAEPYHFWAIQGEESLDKRLPLKQAGLNVHWVKDLKPYQLRKVRILNGSHTLMSSLGLLRGKQHVRETMEDPQFSSWIREAVLEEIVPAMDMPELELERYAEEVFERFLNPYIDHKLQDIALNTAGKFKVRVLPTLLAYEQSQGSWPERLIQGFAGFLYLYRPVHTEEGYKAYLLNGESIALRDDPDVLEALAAHWDGYQDSNNKAAELEKRAAAVLSDERIWGENLDEKEGLRAALVHEIGKLEGEGK
- a CDS encoding SGNH/GDSL hydrolase family protein; the protein is MKLQKNDKLLFIGDSITDCGRAHPVGEGSSGLGHGFVGQVNALLRSIYPELLLRVQNVGNSGNTVRDLKQRWERDVLELKPDWLTVMIGINDVWRQFDHPLADSHVFLEEYETTLRELVASVRPNLKGLVLMTPYYLEANPEDPMRATMDIYGEAVRRVASEYDALFVDTQAAFEPLWEHFYTSVLTHDRVHPDAAGHMVLSKAFLDAIGFEWSGKPKS
- a CDS encoding altronate dehydratase family protein, encoding MNTTSTVSEWIAIQPQDDVIIALRDYVKGERIDLPDGAGFTLRDDVPKGHKIAVHDLAQGADVMKYGFSIGTAQEPIAQGSWIHSHNLKTGLHGLLEYEYQPGQPMAVDMPPEHLRSFDGYLRPNGEAGIRNEIWIVNTVGCINKVCEALARMGQSQFGSRIDGVYHFPHPFGCSQLGDDLKYTQQLLASLVEHPNAGGVLVIGLGCENNQVDEFRECIAPEYWEKVRFLKAQETDDELEEGLRLMEELVEAAEQEKRQPLPLSKLKIGLKCGGSDGLSGITANPLVGAAADMLVAAGGTAILTEVPEMFGAETILMNRAADEHVFNDLVDLVNGFKQYFVNHGQNIYENPSPGNKAGGITTLEEKSLGCTQKGGRSPVVDVLRYGKRVTKTGLNIVEAPGNDLVSVTALSAAGAHIVLFTTGRGTPFGGPVPTVKIATQSDLANRKKHWIDFNAGQLLEGQTMDQVKEQLFSQIIDIASGRAQTLSEQHGFREIAIFKDGVIL
- a CDS encoding alpha/beta hydrolase, which gives rise to MMSSIIPLWEQAAPYAAAGREDEMPHLIPFIQPGSESAVIVCPGGGYGGLADHEGAPIAALLNRAGISAFVLKYRVAPHRHPAPKADGQRAIRYVRAHAEQYGINPSKIAVLGFSAGGHLTATLGTQYDDGQPDHEDWIERCSSRPDRVILCYPVITMGSYGHEGSRINLLGEDASDEQIRAFSAEQQVKADAPEAFIWHTSNDQAVPVENSLRYALALGTHGIPYDLHVFEKGPHGLGLAENDNAVRVWSDLCLTWLKNQGW
- a CDS encoding X2-like carbohydrate binding domain-containing protein — protein: MRSWMSKLRMISLSAAIVAASLGGMGMAGTSAAAPSEAYEWKNVVTGGGGGFIPGIIFNESEKDLIYARTDIGGAYRWNPADSSWTPLTDFVGWDDWNNNGVDALASDPVDPDRVYMAVGTYTNSWVKDNGYIFRSTDRGDTWEKTELPFKVGGNMPGRSMGERLAIDPNDHRILYFGARSGNGLWKSTDYGVTWSKVTSFPNPGNYVENPANEYTSDIIGLAWITFDETSGTAGQASQTIYVGVADKSESIYRSTDGGLTWDAVPGQPTGYLPHHGKMDVDGSLYITYSNGAGPYDGTKGEVWKLNTATGVWKNISPVPSSSSDNYYGYGGLAIDAQEPGTIMVATLNSWWPDAILFRSKDGGDTWTRIWDFEGYPDRKFRYTQDISAAPWLTFGVNPAPPEITPKLGWMIDALEIDPFDSDRLMYGTGATIYGTNNLTDWDADKKINLSVMAKGIEETNVMDLISPPSGANLLSALGDVAGFRHDDLTKAPETMFTNPNYPSTESIDFAELNPNTMVRVGKADYTVDPNAKSIGLSSDGGKTWYKASAEPSGTAGGGTVAISATGSRLVWSTSDRGVFHSDGGNSWTASTGIPAGAKVISDRVNPNKFYGFAAGKIYVSVNGGASFSVSPAAGLPVSGNSDLDAVPGVEGELWFAGGDEEEGPYGLWHSTDSGATFTKLANVEEADSIGFGKAAPGQSVVALYTVAQIDGTRGFFRSDDGGASWVRINDDQHQYARVTTITGDPRIYGRVYLGTNGRGILYADPVNGNGGTPTIPNSTITPVTAQFDLNTEHQADVPVTLTLNGNTLTSIRNGNTVLASGTDYTVTGNQVVLNKTYLASLPKGAAVFTFQFSAGSPAVLNLTVKDTTVVVPDGTIRIEMYNGTTSASSSSINPKFRLTNTGTDPLNLSDVKIRYYYTIDDSQPQQFFCDWAAVGNDNIIGTFRSLSPALPGADHMLEIGFKTSAGTLNPGQNTEIQTRFSKENWTSYTQTDDYSFADSLTSYADWSKVTGYVADQLQWGMEP
- a CDS encoding AraC family transcriptional regulator gives rise to the protein MLISPGHQRYFMTPRDQPLPLYIESIGYNGSQEKVSRPAGYPCYHWLQTVKGAGEFKLSGASITIGAASGILLPPNLPHEYVRAQSEWETIYITFGGSQCAAIVDSLGLNETALRQWDGNSPLGDYAQQVLDSIGSDQDLSGLEASADMYRFLILLKKHGMTGNRFSISHAVTRLAPLLAFMEQHYSDPGIGLEQMASITGISSRYLNTLFKQSFGITAYSYFILLRLRKAKEMLTGSTDLTIKETAVRAGFRDASHFVATFRRIEGVTPEQFRNLY
- a CDS encoding beta-galactosidase → MISSKLPKMFYGGDYNPEQWDHETHLEDLRMFKLAGIDMATINVFSWALIQPDEVTYRFEDLDQLIDRLYQNGVYICLATSTAAHPAWMAKNYPDVLRVDTDGRKRKFGGRHNSCPNSPTYRKYSEIIADKLAERYQDHPAVLVWHVSNEYGGECYCENCEKAFRVYLKKRYKTIEQVNKAWNTNFWGHTFYDWDEIVLPSNLSEHWGHNSSSFQGISLDYSRFNSDSMLECYLLEYHAIKKHIPDSVVTTNLMGFFKQLDYFKWAKYMDIVSWDSYPGLSTPISYTAMAHDLMRGLKDGQPFMLMEQTPSQQNWQPYNSLKRPGVMRLWSYQSIAHGADTVMFFQLRRSIGACEKYHGAVIEHAGHENTRVFREVTQLGRELQQLGNTTLDAAVQSKVAIVFDWDNWWAIEKSSGPTVALKYVDQIHKYYAAFFHRNIQVDIVSVDSDISSYDLVLAPVLYMVKPGFAAKLEQFTAAGGTFLTTFFSGIVNEQDLVTTGGYPGELRSLLGIWVEEIDALLPDQKNSIVLKEKFGSLDGVYECGMLCDLLHSEGAEVIAEYGEDFYQGMPVLTRNPFGLGEAWYVASDPDDIFLDGLLAELAAAKNIEPLLETPRGVEVCARTKDGVDYLFVMNHHDSAQSYDLGDTEARELLTGKSCAGLIEIEARGVQIFEFTA
- a CDS encoding SMP-30/gluconolactonase/LRE family protein, translated to MSNVTVVVDTPAQLGEGPSWDAENNRLLWVDIEGFKIHAYNPLTGEDRAYDVGEHVGAVVPYRGDEVIAALRSGFYTYHLLTGEREAIADPEQDKSTNRFNDGKCDAYGRFWAGTMSLNNEEKAGSLYCLEEGKPVRTMVQHVSTSNGLGWSPDRKFMYYIDTPTRSVDRFDFDLASGTISNRTSVVSVPEDMGFPDGMTVDAEGMLWVAHWGGGRVTRWNPDTSELLQQIDVPADQVTSCCFGGPDLEDLYITTARIGIKEERLQETPQAGSLFVVKPGVKGQETHVYGRKA